The Desulforegula conservatrix Mb1Pa sequence TGAAACCCTCGAAGAGACAAGAAAATTCCAGCAGGAACTCGGTATTGAATATGGCTACCATTTTCTATGCCCGTTTCCTGGAACGACAGTGCGTGAGGATCTTTCTGAATACGATCTTGAAATTCTGACTGATGACTGGAGCAGATACGACGCGGACAGCCCGATTGTCCAGACATCTATGCTTAAGCCAGAGCAGATGGAAGCCTTTGTCGAAGAATCATACAAGGAAATAAGGGCTGACTGGGACAAGCTCAAGGCAAGGCACGAAAAAGGCGAAGCACTTCCGGAAGAGATTCTCCAGATAGAAGGCTACAGAAAAATGGAGTTTATCTTCAAGGTACTGTCGGATGATCTTCTCGAAAAACATGGGAATCAGACAGGAGAAACAGACGAGGCTTATAAAATGATGATTTCTGAAATTTCGGCAGAGACAGCGGAAACATCCGAATATACATCCTCAATCATTGATATGATGATGGATAAAGGTCTGATCAGGAAAAAAACTGAAAACAATTCGACAATATTTGAATGGACTCATAATAACAGGCAGTAATCTCAAGCAAAATGTCTTTGCATGGAACTTTGAAAAGCTCCTAAAAGTCACTTTTTTGTAAAAAAGCTTCGCAAAAAACTTTTGGGTTTTGATGAACTAAAACGCCGGGGTTCAGTAAGCATTTGAGCTCCGGCTGGCAATACTAAATCAAGAATATTTCTCATTTTTCAAGGCTGGAAATATGAAAATTGCCATCATGAGCGACACCCATGACCACATAGCAAATCTGAGATTTGCATTTGCTGAAATCAGAAAACACGGCGCAGAGGCCATAATCCACTGCGGCGATTTTGTCTCTCCTTTCATGGTGGAAGAGATTGCCTCTCTCGGGCTGCCGGTCTTCGGCGTATTCGGAAACAACGACGGAGACAGGGTTAAACTTGTAAAAAATGCTTCGGAATGCGGTGTTCCTTTTATTTTTCATTCAGATGTCGCAAGATTTAAACTTGATATATGCAGGATTGCCGCCACCCATTTCATGGAAACAGCAGAAGATCTTGCGGCATCAGGGCTGTATGATCTTGTCTGTTTTGGCCATACACACAGGTTTTATGAAAAAAAGATCGGAACCTGTCTTCTTCTAAATCCCGGCGAGATGATGGGCAAAAAAGAAGAAATCAGCTTTTGCATATTCGACACAGCTTCCGGAGAATCCATTCGTATCCCCCTTCCCACGCCCCATGTATATGACAAAGAGCGTTCCTGGGCATAACTCCGTTTTTTAACGGCGATCAAAGTCGTATTAAGGCCTAATTCGTATAGGTTATGTCTTTTTTTATCATTGCCATAAAGTTGTTTTTGTCTTTTACTGTTGATTATTATTGTTTTTAGCATTTGCATAGTGGTATATTTTCCCGCCATTTCAACACGCCAATGGATTTAATACTAATAATCAAGAGGTTATACATGAAGCTCAGGATATGTTGTGAAAAGCTGTTTCTGCTTTTTGTCGTTCTTTTTATATTTGGATGTAACAGCAGCGGAGGAAGTGGGGCTCAGGACGGAAGGGATACGGATGCCCCTTCTGTTCCTGCTAACCTGTCTGCATTTAATTCTGATTCTGTGGTTCAGATCTCATGGGCAGCGTCCACAGGCGATACAGCAGTCACAGGTTATAAAATATACAGAAACGGAGTCTACCTTGCTTCTTCATCCACAACCTCGTACACGGACTCAGACATTACAACTGCAAAACAATATTGCTATACCGTTTCAGCCCTTGATTCGTCTGGAAATGAATCTGCCAGTAGCGTATCAACCTGCGTTGACACTTCAAATGGCAGGGTGAAATGGCGCTTCAGGTTAGAATCTCATATAAAGAGTGATCTGGCCATGGCTGGAGATGGAACTGTTTATGCCTCGGACGGAAGCTTTCTCTATGCTATAAATCCCGATGGGAATCTGAAATGGAAGTATTCGCCTGATGTGGAAATTTCATCACCTCCTGTCGTCACTAATGACGGCTCCATCTGCTTCAAAACAGAATTATTTCTTTATGTCTTAAAAACTGACGGAACTCTTAAATGGAAATTCGAAACATCAAGGATCAATTCTTATGACAGTTATCAAGGATTTATAGCCTCAAGCACGGATGGAACTATATATGCAGTAGCATCAGATTCTCTTTATGCAATAAATCAGGATGGAACACTTAAATGGCAGGTATCAGGCCAGGCCTCAAACATTGCCATAGATCAGGGAGGGTCAATTTATACCCAGAGTTATGGCTATGGCCTACGCTCTTTCTTTCCTGATGGCACTCCCAAATGGCAACAATCATCTTATGGAACAGCCGGTACTTACCAGAATGCTTCCTCTCCTGTCATAGGCAGCAAAGGAACGGTTCTTGTGTCTGTTCATCATGATTACGCGCACGGCGTTCCTGAGTATAATAATTTTTATGCTCTCAAGTCAGATGGTACAGAACTTTGGCAGAACAGTACGGATCGCATCTTTGGAACCCCTGTAACCGGTGCGGACGGAACCATTTATGCTTGCACTCATACTGATGGCGGAAACGTACTTGTCTGTGCTCTGAATGAGGATGGAACTCCAAAGTGGAAAAGTGACGCAAATGATTACATCATGCGCTCCCTAACGGTGGATGCAGACGGGACTGTATATATAATGACAACAGATGGTTATATGAATGTCATCGGCAATGATGGCGCGCTGAAATGGAAAAGTCAGACCGGCGCTTCATATAGCTCTCCAGCCATAGCCAATGACGGCACAATATATGTCGGATCACTTGATGGCTTTATTTACGCAATTTCGTCCGATAGCCCTGGGCTGGCCAGCGGCAGCTGGTCGAGACCCCTTGGCGACAACTTAAATTCCTGCAGTTTGATGGAAAAAAAGGCAGACACTGTACCTCCTTCCGATCCTGTCAATGTAACAGCGTCTGCAACTGCGTCATCGATGATCAAGATAGACTGGGATGCATCTATAGACTCCCTGAATCCCGTAACAGGCTACAAGGTTTTCAGAAACGGGGAATATATCGGGTTAAAAGGCCGGAATTTCACCGATTCAGGCCTGAATTATTCAACAAAATACTGTTACCAGATTTCAGCTGTGGATGCTGCCGGGAACGAATCCGCAAAAAGCCCAGAAATATGCGCAACTCCGCTCCAGCCAACAGAAGGCGTGCTGAAATGGAAGTACAGAACTAACGGGGTTCCATCCATAGGGCAGGATAGCTCGATAATAGTGTGGTCAGACTATAGCCGTTTTGCTCTTAATCCTGACGGATCAGTAAGATGGAGTTATCCGACCGGCGTGGATGGATATAGATCTTCAATTGGATCAGACGGAAGTATTTACACTGGTGAGATGCTTGCTTTTTATCCGAATGGGAATGAAAAATGGAGATATGAAGATCCTTCGGCATATGCCAGCCCTTCCATTTCAAGTAATGGAATCCTTTATGTGCCAGGCGACAATGCCT is a genomic window containing:
- a CDS encoding metallophosphoesterase — translated: MKIAIMSDTHDHIANLRFAFAEIRKHGAEAIIHCGDFVSPFMVEEIASLGLPVFGVFGNNDGDRVKLVKNASECGVPFIFHSDVARFKLDICRIAATHFMETAEDLAASGLYDLVCFGHTHRFYEKKIGTCLLLNPGEMMGKKEEISFCIFDTASGESIRIPLPTPHVYDKERSWA
- a CDS encoding outer membrane protein assembly factor BamB family protein, giving the protein MKLRICCEKLFLLFVVLFIFGCNSSGGSGAQDGRDTDAPSVPANLSAFNSDSVVQISWAASTGDTAVTGYKIYRNGVYLASSSTTSYTDSDITTAKQYCYTVSALDSSGNESASSVSTCVDTSNGRVKWRFRLESHIKSDLAMAGDGTVYASDGSFLYAINPDGNLKWKYSPDVEISSPPVVTNDGSICFKTELFLYVLKTDGTLKWKFETSRINSYDSYQGFIASSTDGTIYAVASDSLYAINQDGTLKWQVSGQASNIAIDQGGSIYTQSYGYGLRSFFPDGTPKWQQSSYGTAGTYQNASSPVIGSKGTVLVSVHHDYAHGVPEYNNFYALKSDGTELWQNSTDRIFGTPVTGADGTIYACTHTDGGNVLVCALNEDGTPKWKSDANDYIMRSLTVDADGTVYIMTTDGYMNVIGNDGALKWKSQTGASYSSPAIANDGTIYVGSLDGFIYAISSDSPGLASGSWSRPLGDNLNSCSLMEKKADTVPPSDPVNVTASATASSMIKIDWDASIDSLNPVTGYKVFRNGEYIGLKGRNFTDSGLNYSTKYCYQISAVDAAGNESAKSPEICATPLQPTEGVLKWKYRTNGVPSIGQDSSIIVWSDYSRFALNPDGSVRWSYPTGVDGYRSSIGSDGSIYTGEMLAFYPNGNEKWRYEDPSAYASPSISSNGILYVPGDNAFWAVNPDGSLKWKYEEDNSGGYLVSFRSSSIASDGTIYSPSYSGFMYAFNPDGSVKWKYQTDIYAYYNDSPAIGPDGTVYATDYENGLLAINSDGTLKWKIKPDDTTMDFPVIGSDGTIYSNGTSGYFYAISPAGQIKWRYHDSETNFFNSTVIGADGTLYAGTSGGNLLALRPDGTLKWKYKAGTGSINPFAITSDGTLYFGAQGSSATETGFLCAIQTSSMGLASGGWPKIHHDNQNTGRMP